One part of the Streptomyces sp. NBC_00286 genome encodes these proteins:
- a CDS encoding class I SAM-dependent methyltransferase gives MTPPGRVRRSRPQTNTREPIIQEREEPQPVEPEATRRPAGVAESSRASRGWWDRNADDYQVEHGTFLGDDRFVWGPEGLDEVEAELLGPAEELKGKDVLEIGAGAAQCSRWLAAQGARPVALDLSHRQLQHALRIGTKGVALVEADAGALPFGDGTFDLACSAYGALPFVADPVRVLREVRRALRPGGRFVFSVTHPIRWAFPDEPGPEGLSVSASYFDRTPYVEQDEKGRAEYVEHHRTVGDRVRDVVAAGFRLVDLVEPEWPSWNSQEWGGWSPLRGNLIPGTAIFVCVRDERDE, from the coding sequence GTGACACCACCGGGACGGGTCCGCCGGTCGAGGCCGCAGACTAATACGAGGGAGCCGATCATCCAAGAGCGCGAAGAGCCCCAACCGGTCGAGCCAGAGGCGACGCGACGCCCGGCGGGGGTCGCGGAGAGCTCCCGCGCCAGCCGTGGCTGGTGGGACCGGAACGCGGACGACTACCAGGTCGAGCACGGCACGTTCCTCGGCGACGACCGCTTCGTATGGGGGCCCGAAGGGCTCGACGAGGTAGAGGCCGAGCTGCTGGGGCCGGCCGAGGAGCTGAAGGGCAAGGACGTCCTGGAGATCGGCGCGGGTGCGGCGCAGTGTTCACGCTGGCTGGCCGCCCAGGGAGCCCGCCCGGTCGCTCTGGATCTGTCGCACCGGCAGCTTCAGCACGCGCTGCGAATCGGCACCAAGGGTGTGGCTCTGGTGGAGGCGGACGCCGGGGCATTGCCCTTCGGGGACGGCACGTTCGACCTGGCGTGCTCGGCGTACGGGGCGCTGCCGTTCGTCGCCGATCCGGTGCGGGTCCTTCGTGAGGTACGCCGCGCGCTGCGGCCCGGCGGCCGGTTCGTCTTCTCCGTCACCCACCCGATCCGCTGGGCTTTTCCCGATGAGCCGGGACCAGAGGGCCTGAGCGTGTCCGCCTCGTACTTCGACCGCACGCCGTACGTGGAGCAGGACGAGAAGGGGCGCGCGGAGTACGTCGAGCACCACAGGACGGTCGGCGACCGGGTCCGGGACGTGGTGGCGGCGGGTTTCCGGCTGGTCGATCTCGTCGAACCGGAGTGGCCCTCCTGGAACAGCCAGGAGTGGGGCGGCTGGTCGCCGCTGCGCGGAAATCTGATCCCTGGGACGGCGATTTTCGTGTGCGTGCGGGACGAGCGGGACGAATAA
- the hrpB gene encoding ATP-dependent helicase HrpB codes for MIRTDALDRLPVRSVVPALRDALEGHGTAVLCAPPGTGKTTLVPLELAGLLDPGADADRPPVRRVVVAEPRRIAARAAARRMAWLLGEKVGERVGYTVRGERVVGPHARVEVVTTGVLLQRLQRDQELAGVDVVVLDECHERHLDADTVAAFLWDVRAALRPELRLVAASATTDAEGWARLLGDAPVITSGDASYPVEVVWAPPARPVRPPHGMRVDPALLTHVASVVRRALSEREGDVLCFLPGVGEIARVAGQLGDLGGVEVIQVHGRAPVAVQDAVLSPGSRSRVVLATSVAESSLTVPGVRTVVDAGLAREPRVDHARGLSALTTVRASQAAGRQRAGRAGREGPGAVYRCWAEAEDARLPRFPAPEIQVADLTAFALQTACWGDPEASGLALLDPPPSGALAAARTVLTAIGAVDSTGRATERGVRMSRLGLHPRLARALLDAAPEVGADRAAEVVALLSEEPPREYGDDLAAAWRTARRGGDAYALRWKAEARRLRAATTPGTAKSGTRVQEAPGDDHVAGLVAALAFPERVARVQSGSYLMVSGTRAELGGGTGLRGAAWLAVAVADRPVGAGHARVRVGAVVDEETARRAAGALYGEGEEVRWAEGDVVARRVERLGAVELTVRPIKDADSGFVRQALLDGLREDGLGLLRWSRDAEVLRQRLGFLRHHLGAPWPEVSDDALHARVDDWLEPELSRARRRADLERIDAGQALGRLLPWASGEAARLEDLAPERIEVPSGSRIRIDYADPEQPVLAVKLQEMFGLQESPAVAGVPVLVHLLSPAGRPAAVTADLASFWRDGYRGVRAELRGRYPKHPWPEDPATAEPTRYTNARLRR; via the coding sequence GTGATCCGTACCGACGCTCTGGACCGGCTGCCCGTTCGTTCTGTCGTGCCCGCGTTGCGGGACGCTCTGGAGGGGCATGGCACGGCTGTGCTGTGTGCGCCGCCGGGAACGGGCAAGACGACGCTGGTTCCGCTGGAGCTGGCCGGGCTGCTGGACCCGGGCGCGGATGCGGATCGTCCGCCCGTACGTCGTGTCGTGGTCGCCGAGCCTCGGCGGATCGCCGCCCGGGCCGCCGCTCGGCGGATGGCGTGGCTGCTCGGTGAGAAGGTCGGCGAGCGCGTCGGCTACACGGTGCGCGGTGAGCGGGTGGTGGGTCCGCACGCGCGCGTGGAGGTCGTGACGACCGGTGTCCTGTTGCAGCGATTGCAGCGGGACCAGGAGCTGGCCGGTGTCGATGTGGTCGTGCTCGACGAGTGCCACGAGCGGCATCTGGACGCCGATACGGTGGCGGCCTTCTTGTGGGATGTTCGGGCCGCTCTCCGTCCCGAGCTGCGGCTGGTGGCCGCGTCCGCGACGACGGACGCGGAGGGCTGGGCCCGGTTGTTGGGCGATGCCCCCGTGATCACCTCGGGGGACGCTTCGTACCCCGTCGAGGTGGTGTGGGCGCCGCCCGCGCGGCCGGTGCGGCCGCCGCACGGGATGCGGGTGGATCCGGCGCTGCTGACGCATGTGGCGTCGGTGGTGCGGCGGGCGCTGTCCGAGCGCGAGGGGGACGTGCTGTGCTTTCTGCCCGGCGTCGGGGAAATCGCCCGAGTCGCCGGGCAGTTGGGAGATCTGGGCGGGGTCGAGGTGATCCAGGTGCACGGACGGGCGCCGGTGGCCGTCCAGGACGCGGTGCTCTCGCCCGGGTCACGGAGCCGGGTGGTGCTCGCGACGTCCGTGGCCGAGTCGTCCCTCACGGTTCCCGGCGTACGGACAGTCGTGGACGCCGGGCTGGCTCGGGAGCCGCGCGTCGACCATGCGCGAGGGCTGAGCGCGCTGACGACCGTACGGGCGTCGCAGGCGGCCGGACGGCAACGTGCGGGGCGGGCCGGGCGTGAGGGGCCCGGGGCGGTGTACCGGTGCTGGGCGGAGGCGGAGGACGCCCGTCTGCCGCGTTTCCCCGCGCCGGAGATCCAGGTGGCCGACCTGACGGCATTCGCCCTGCAGACGGCGTGCTGGGGCGATCCGGAGGCGTCCGGGCTCGCCCTGCTGGACCCGCCGCCGAGCGGCGCGCTCGCCGCGGCACGCACCGTCCTGACGGCCATCGGAGCAGTGGACTCCACGGGTCGGGCCACGGAGCGGGGCGTACGTATGTCCCGGCTGGGCCTGCATCCCCGGCTCGCCCGCGCCCTCCTGGACGCAGCCCCCGAGGTCGGCGCCGACCGGGCAGCCGAGGTGGTCGCCCTGCTGAGCGAGGAGCCACCACGGGAGTACGGCGACGACCTCGCCGCGGCTTGGCGTACCGCACGGCGCGGCGGCGACGCGTATGCGCTCCGGTGGAAGGCGGAGGCGCGACGGCTCCGTGCCGCGACGACGCCCGGGACCGCCAAGTCCGGCACACGCGTGCAGGAAGCACCCGGCGACGACCACGTGGCAGGCCTCGTCGCCGCTCTCGCCTTTCCCGAGCGGGTTGCTCGTGTGCAGAGCGGCTCGTATCTCATGGTGTCCGGTACGCGGGCCGAGCTCGGTGGAGGGACGGGGTTGCGGGGAGCGGCCTGGCTCGCTGTCGCCGTTGCGGATCGGCCTGTGGGGGCCGGGCACGCGCGTGTGCGGGTCGGGGCCGTGGTGGACGAGGAGACCGCGCGGCGGGCCGCCGGGGCGCTATACGGCGAGGGCGAGGAGGTGCGCTGGGCGGAGGGGGACGTGGTCGCTCGGCGTGTGGAGCGGCTGGGGGCCGTGGAGTTGACGGTGCGGCCGATCAAGGACGCCGACTCCGGGTTCGTACGACAGGCGCTGCTTGACGGGTTGCGGGAGGACGGGCTCGGGCTGTTGCGGTGGTCGCGGGATGCCGAGGTGCTGCGGCAGCGGCTCGGGTTTCTGCGTCACCATCTGGGGGCTCCCTGGCCCGAGGTGTCGGACGACGCCCTGCACGCGCGCGTGGACGACTGGTTGGAGCCCGAGCTGAGCCGGGCGCGGCGGCGGGCCGATCTGGAGCGCATCGACGCCGGGCAGGCCCTCGGGCGGCTGTTGCCGTGGGCCTCCGGGGAGGCGGCGCGGCTCGAGGATTTGGCGCCCGAGCGGATCGAGGTGCCGAGTGGGTCCAGAATCCGGATCGACTACGCGGATCCTGAACAGCCCGTACTCGCCGTGAAGTTGCAGGAGATGTTCGGTCTGCAGGAGTCCCCGGCCGTCGCCGGGGTGCCCGTACTCGTGCATCTGCTGTCGCCCGCTGGACGGCCCGCCGCCGTCACCGCCGATCTCGCTTCGTTCTGGCGGGACGGGTACCGGGGCGTACGAGCCGAGTTGCGCGGCAGGTATCCGAAGCATCCGTGGCCCGAGGATCCCGCGACGGCGGAGCCGACCCGGTACACGAACGCGCGCCTCAGGCGCTGA
- a CDS encoding lytic transglycosylase domain-containing protein, whose translation MAAQFGRRLAKGAVTTAVAAAAVAALSASQAPGVTDNTQDRQNAGSQPSTEVNPEESATGNSPYYTDLPPLNSPTPSPSTTPGGEGPIGESEAGIPATVLDAYKKAEAALRESKPGCNLPWQLLAAIGKVESGQARGGRVDADGTTTAPILGPVLNGNGFANISDTDGGEFDGDTSHDRAVGPMQFIPSTWAWSGRDGNGDGTKDPNNIYDAALAAGHYLCRLDRDMSVQKELNRAILSYNQSTEYLNLVLTWLEYYRKGTHEVPDGTGALPSDRSDDNNSGAGRSPSPTPPGTSRPSGPNSTPEGGDSGSPSPGGNGSSTPKPPGSGSPTPPSSPPPSSPPASPSTPTDTVTRIENAGTGKLTATAGDAFTGKIAARTETKAGKAVAKVRVRFTIVGSTDATFNGGESVATVVTNSAGVATAPALMAGEETGQFTVRATVVGRSVPALNFAATVTARQADALARTSDDELTCAPGDEFAEQVEVKATYKGAAADGVAATATLVTSADDATVNDEGPYFKDADGEAVRTLKGLKTDANGLLELPKLFADDTTGTFLLRITTTGGATLTVELKVAAATASPSPSAS comes from the coding sequence ATGGCGGCGCAATTCGGCAGGAGGCTGGCCAAAGGGGCGGTAACGACCGCTGTGGCCGCGGCCGCGGTGGCGGCCCTCTCCGCGTCCCAGGCCCCGGGCGTGACCGACAACACGCAAGACCGCCAGAACGCCGGTTCGCAGCCCTCGACCGAGGTCAACCCCGAAGAGAGCGCGACCGGTAACTCGCCGTACTACACGGACCTCCCCCCGCTCAACAGCCCGACCCCGAGCCCGAGTACGACTCCCGGCGGCGAGGGCCCCATCGGCGAGTCCGAGGCCGGCATACCCGCGACCGTCCTCGACGCCTACAAGAAGGCCGAGGCGGCGCTCCGCGAATCCAAGCCCGGCTGCAACCTGCCCTGGCAACTCCTCGCCGCCATCGGCAAGGTCGAGTCCGGCCAGGCCCGCGGCGGCCGCGTCGATGCCGACGGCACCACGACCGCGCCGATCCTCGGCCCCGTCCTCAACGGCAACGGCTTCGCGAACATCTCCGACACGGACGGCGGGGAGTTCGACGGGGACACCTCGCACGACCGGGCCGTCGGCCCCATGCAGTTCATCCCCTCCACCTGGGCCTGGTCGGGCCGGGACGGCAACGGCGACGGCACGAAGGACCCCAACAACATCTACGACGCGGCCCTCGCCGCCGGCCACTACCTCTGCCGGCTGGACCGCGACATGTCCGTCCAGAAGGAACTGAACCGCGCGATCCTCAGCTACAACCAGTCGACCGAGTACCTGAACCTGGTCCTGACGTGGCTCGAGTACTACCGCAAGGGCACCCACGAGGTGCCGGACGGCACCGGCGCACTGCCCTCCGACCGCAGCGACGACAACAACAGCGGGGCGGGCCGCAGCCCGTCACCGACCCCTCCGGGCACGTCGAGGCCGTCGGGCCCCAACTCCACGCCTGAGGGCGGCGATTCCGGCAGCCCCTCGCCCGGCGGCAACGGCTCCAGCACGCCCAAGCCTCCCGGGTCCGGCAGCCCGACCCCGCCCAGTTCGCCGCCTCCGAGCTCGCCTCCGGCCTCCCCGTCCACGCCCACGGACACGGTGACCCGCATCGAGAACGCGGGCACCGGAAAGCTCACCGCGACCGCCGGTGACGCCTTCACGGGGAAGATCGCCGCGCGTACGGAGACCAAGGCCGGCAAGGCCGTGGCGAAGGTCCGGGTCCGCTTCACGATCGTCGGCAGCACGGACGCCACCTTCAACGGCGGCGAGAGCGTTGCCACCGTCGTCACCAACAGCGCGGGCGTGGCCACCGCGCCCGCGCTCATGGCCGGTGAGGAGACGGGCCAGTTCACGGTCCGCGCCACCGTGGTCGGCCGCAGCGTGCCCGCCCTGAACTTCGCGGCGACGGTCACCGCCCGCCAGGCCGACGCCCTCGCCCGCACCAGCGACGACGAGCTGACCTGCGCCCCGGGCGACGAGTTCGCCGAGCAGGTCGAGGTGAAGGCCACGTACAAGGGCGCCGCCGCCGACGGTGTCGCGGCCACCGCCACGCTCGTCACATCGGCGGACGACGCGACCGTGAACGACGAGGGCCCCTACTTCAAGGACGCCGACGGCGAGGCCGTACGCACCCTGAAGGGCCTCAAGACGGACGCGAACGGCCTGCTCGAGCTGCCCAAGCTGTTCGCGGACGACACGACCGGCACGTTCTTGCTCCGCATCACCACCACCGGCGGCGCGACACTGACGGTCGAACTGAAGGTAGCGGCGGCGACGGCCTCGCCGAGTCCTTCCGCTTCGTAG
- a CDS encoding DUF4184 family protein, protein MPFTLSHAAAVLPVVRMDGSGRGPLVPAVLIAGSFAPDLTYYVASVLPEAMEFGEFTHSFTGVFTIDVLIAWMLVGVWLLLREPLVALLPPRWQGRTGALLRCGAPRAPFRPARALWWYVSALLGALTHVVLDAFTHLDRWGMRVFPVLGRELAGSPLYWYLQYGGSAVLAVVIAVFVALALRRRPAVEPVGVPVLSVRDRWLAGLVIGGCAVVAAVQRASRWWAYWGSRAEPWELIPTVCFGAGAGLAVGLLLYGLGVRVWRPAPVPSGPAADRTEPSRPSPR, encoded by the coding sequence TTGCCGTTCACTCTCAGCCATGCCGCGGCTGTCTTGCCCGTCGTCCGCATGGACGGAAGCGGTCGCGGTCCGCTGGTCCCCGCGGTGCTCATCGCCGGTTCGTTCGCGCCCGACTTGACCTATTACGTGGCGAGCGTGCTGCCTGAGGCGATGGAGTTCGGCGAGTTCACGCACTCCTTCACCGGTGTGTTCACGATCGACGTCCTCATCGCCTGGATGCTTGTGGGTGTTTGGCTGCTGCTGCGCGAACCGCTGGTGGCACTGCTGCCGCCGCGCTGGCAAGGGCGTACGGGGGCTTTGCTGCGATGTGGAGCGCCACGTGCGCCCTTCCGGCCGGCGCGTGCGCTGTGGTGGTACGTATCCGCGCTGCTGGGCGCGCTGACGCACGTCGTGCTGGACGCGTTCACTCACCTCGACCGGTGGGGGATGCGGGTCTTTCCCGTACTGGGGCGGGAGTTGGCGGGTTCGCCGCTGTACTGGTATCTGCAGTACGGCGGTTCGGCCGTGCTGGCGGTGGTGATCGCGGTCTTCGTGGCCCTCGCTCTGCGGCGACGGCCCGCCGTGGAACCCGTAGGGGTGCCGGTGCTGTCCGTACGGGACCGGTGGCTCGCCGGGCTGGTGATCGGTGGCTGTGCGGTGGTGGCAGCGGTGCAGCGGGCGTCTCGGTGGTGGGCTTACTGGGGGTCGCGCGCGGAGCCCTGGGAGCTGATTCCCACCGTGTGCTTCGGGGCGGGGGCCGGGCTGGCCGTCGGACTGCTCTTGTACGGCTTGGGAGTCAGGGTGTGGCGTCCGGCTCCGGTTCCTTCTGGCCCGGCAGCGGATCGTACGGAGCCGAGCCGTCCGTCTCCTCGCTGA
- a CDS encoding SPW_0924 family protein produces the protein MRALIAAATGLAVALALVLTITAIGSPAGKTSPKPLLTTIPEHP, from the coding sequence ATGCGCGCCCTGATCGCCGCCGCGACCGGTCTCGCCGTCGCGCTCGCGCTGGTCCTCACGATCACGGCCATCGGCTCGCCGGCCGGCAAGACCTCACCGAAACCGCTGCTGACCACCATCCCCGAGCACCCGTAA
- the polA gene encoding DNA polymerase I, with protein sequence MAETASKKTEKTSSGGRPRLMLMDGHSLAYRAFFALPAENFTTATGQPTNAIYGFASMLANTLRDEEPTHFAVAFDVSRKTWRSEEFTDYKANRSKTPDEFKGQVELICELLDAMHAERFAVEGFEADDVIATLATQAEAEGFEVLIVTGDRDSFQLVSEHTTVLYPTKGVSELTRFTPEKVFEKYGLTPAQYPDFAALRGDPSDNLPGIPGVGEKTAAKWINQFGSFAELVERVEEVKGKAGQNLRDHLEAVKLNRRLTELERHMELTRTVTDLERAAYDRKAVAMVLDTLEIRNPSLRERLLAVDPGADEAEPAPAVAEGVPLDGAVLGAGELKPWLDQHGNAVLGVATVDTWSLGTGAVAEVALAAAAGAAAWFDPAQLDEADENAFAQWLADPAKPKVFHNAKGAMRVFADHGWTIAGVSMDTALAAYLVKPGRRSFDLDALSMEYLHRELAPAAAADGQLAFGADEGAEAEALMVQARAVLDLGEAFGDRLKEVGAADLLGDMELPTSALLARMERHGIAADRTHLEAMEQLFAGAVQQAIKEAHAAAGHEFNLGSPKQLQEVLFGELALPKTKRTKTGYTTDADALAWLATQTDNELPVIMLRHREQAKLRVTVEGLIKSIAADGRIHTTFNQTVAATGRLSSTDPNLQNIPVRTDEGRAIRRGFVVGEGFESLMTADYSQIELRVMAHLSEDEGLIEAFTSGEDLHTTVASQVFSVERSAVDAEMRRKIKAMSYGLAYGLSAFGLSQQLNIDAGEARVLMDTYFERFGGVRDYLRRAVDEARATGYTATLFGRRRYLPDLNSDNRQRREAAERMALNAPIQGTAADIVKIAMLNVDRALTEANLKSRILLQVHDEIVLEIAPGEREQTEALVRHEMANAVHLRAPLDVSVGSGDDWESAAH encoded by the coding sequence CGATCTACGGCTTCGCGTCGATGCTGGCCAACACCCTGCGCGACGAGGAGCCCACGCACTTCGCGGTGGCGTTCGACGTCTCCCGCAAGACCTGGCGCTCCGAGGAGTTCACGGACTACAAGGCGAACCGTTCCAAGACCCCGGACGAGTTCAAGGGCCAGGTCGAGCTCATCTGCGAGCTGCTCGACGCCATGCACGCCGAGCGGTTCGCGGTCGAGGGCTTCGAGGCGGACGACGTCATCGCCACTCTCGCCACCCAGGCCGAGGCCGAGGGTTTCGAGGTGCTGATCGTCACCGGCGACCGCGACTCCTTCCAGCTGGTTTCCGAGCACACGACGGTGCTGTATCCGACGAAGGGCGTTTCGGAGCTGACCCGGTTCACCCCGGAGAAGGTCTTCGAAAAGTACGGGTTGACGCCGGCCCAGTACCCCGACTTCGCGGCCCTGCGCGGCGACCCGTCCGACAACCTGCCGGGCATCCCCGGTGTCGGCGAGAAGACCGCCGCGAAGTGGATCAACCAGTTCGGTTCGTTCGCCGAGCTGGTCGAGCGTGTCGAGGAGGTCAAGGGCAAGGCGGGCCAGAACCTCCGCGACCATCTGGAGGCCGTCAAGCTCAACCGCCGGCTCACCGAGCTGGAGCGGCACATGGAGCTGACCAGGACGGTGACGGACCTGGAGCGCGCCGCGTATGACCGCAAGGCCGTCGCGATGGTCCTGGACACCCTGGAGATCCGTAACCCCTCGCTGCGCGAGCGGCTCCTGGCCGTCGACCCCGGAGCCGACGAGGCCGAACCCGCGCCCGCGGTCGCCGAGGGTGTGCCACTGGACGGCGCGGTGCTCGGCGCGGGCGAGCTCAAGCCATGGCTCGACCAGCACGGCAACGCGGTCCTCGGTGTCGCCACGGTCGACACCTGGTCGCTCGGCACCGGCGCGGTGGCCGAGGTCGCGCTCGCCGCGGCGGCCGGAGCGGCCGCCTGGTTCGACCCGGCGCAACTGGACGAGGCCGACGAGAACGCGTTCGCGCAGTGGCTCGCCGACCCGGCCAAGCCCAAGGTGTTCCACAACGCCAAGGGCGCCATGCGCGTCTTCGCCGACCACGGCTGGACCATCGCCGGCGTCTCCATGGACACCGCGCTCGCCGCCTACCTCGTCAAGCCCGGACGCCGCTCCTTCGATCTGGACGCCCTCTCCATGGAGTACCTCCACCGGGAGCTGGCGCCCGCCGCCGCGGCCGACGGACAGCTCGCCTTCGGCGCCGACGAGGGCGCCGAGGCCGAGGCGCTGATGGTGCAGGCCCGCGCCGTACTCGACCTGGGCGAAGCCTTCGGGGACCGGCTGAAGGAGGTCGGCGCGGCCGATCTGCTGGGCGACATGGAGCTGCCGACTTCGGCGCTGCTCGCCCGTATGGAGCGGCACGGCATCGCCGCGGACCGCACCCACCTCGAAGCCATGGAGCAGTTGTTCGCGGGCGCCGTGCAGCAGGCCATAAAGGAAGCGCACGCGGCAGCCGGGCACGAGTTCAACCTGGGCTCGCCCAAGCAGCTCCAGGAAGTCCTCTTCGGCGAACTGGCCCTGCCCAAGACCAAGCGCACAAAGACGGGTTACACCACGGACGCGGACGCTTTGGCCTGGCTGGCCACCCAGACCGACAACGAACTGCCGGTCATCATGCTCCGCCACCGCGAGCAGGCCAAGCTGCGCGTGACCGTCGAAGGCCTCATCAAGTCGATCGCCGCGGACGGCCGTATCCACACCACGTTCAACCAGACGGTCGCCGCCACGGGCCGCCTCTCCTCCACGGACCCCAACCTCCAGAACATCCCGGTCCGCACCGACGAGGGTCGTGCGATCCGCCGCGGCTTCGTCGTCGGCGAAGGCTTCGAGTCGCTCATGACCGCCGACTACAGCCAGATCGAGCTGCGCGTGATGGCCCACCTCTCCGAGGACGAGGGCCTCATCGAGGCGTTCACCTCGGGCGAGGACCTGCATACCACGGTCGCCTCACAGGTGTTCTCCGTGGAGCGCTCCGCGGTCGACGCGGAGATGCGGCGCAAGATCAAGGCGATGTCGTACGGCCTGGCGTACGGCCTGTCGGCCTTCGGCCTGTCCCAGCAGCTGAACATCGACGCGGGGGAGGCGCGGGTGCTGATGGACACGTACTTCGAGCGCTTCGGCGGCGTACGGGACTATCTGCGCCGGGCCGTGGACGAGGCGCGGGCCACGGGCTACACGGCGACGCTGTTCGGGCGCCGCCGCTACCTCCCCGACCTCAACAGCGACAACCGCCAGCGCCGCGAGGCAGCCGAGCGGATGGCCCTGAACGCGCCCATCCAGGGCACCGCCGCCGACATCGTCAAGATCGCCATGCTGAACGTCGACCGAGCCCTCACCGAAGCGAACCTCAAGTCCCGGATCCTTCTCCAGGTCCACGACGAAATCGTCCTGGAGATCGCCCCCGGCGAGCGCGAGCAGACCGAGGCCCTGGTCCGCCACGAAATGGCCAACGCGGTCCACCTCCGGGCCCCACTGGACGTGTCGGTCGGCTCGGGCGACGACTGGGAGTCGGCGGCGCATTAG
- a CDS encoding DUF3068 domain-containing protein, which produces MRRKASLILLAFAVFCTALSPLLRWYAFPRLAKIPANQYQDMVLEAKDATLLDYGTMTARKVDKVSIVQTLKGNVEASEKIEKTAGRDVVVWDGLSYVQGPDGKMVSKIPERYIFDAHTQEPVHATGEMVDGDAVRRDGIEFKWPFLTEKRDYEYFDAQARVTAPIHYKGTQDFRGVNVYYFEQTIPWTKVPFPKAMPVKGITPESVAKTGTTRWYTTVRKFWVEPATGAPVYGEEIHKEELRGGTLLGGRDKVTAFSGHVKMREDYIDSTVDLVKSQRVLIMLLTSYLPWGFLILGAGLLSLSLYLEARSRRPADPAPTETHEPEPVSA; this is translated from the coding sequence ATGCGCCGCAAGGCCAGCCTGATCCTCCTCGCCTTCGCCGTGTTCTGCACGGCGCTGTCCCCGCTGCTGCGCTGGTACGCCTTCCCTCGCCTCGCCAAGATCCCGGCCAACCAGTACCAGGACATGGTCCTGGAGGCGAAGGACGCGACCCTCCTCGACTACGGGACCATGACGGCCAGGAAAGTCGACAAGGTCAGCATCGTGCAGACCCTCAAGGGCAACGTCGAGGCCTCCGAGAAGATCGAGAAGACAGCAGGCCGCGATGTCGTCGTCTGGGACGGCCTGTCCTACGTCCAGGGCCCCGACGGCAAGATGGTCTCCAAGATCCCCGAGCGCTACATCTTCGACGCCCACACCCAGGAACCCGTCCACGCCACCGGCGAGATGGTCGACGGCGACGCCGTCAGGCGCGACGGCATCGAGTTCAAGTGGCCCTTCCTGACGGAGAAACGGGACTACGAGTACTTCGACGCGCAGGCCCGCGTCACCGCCCCCATCCACTACAAGGGCACGCAGGACTTCCGGGGCGTAAACGTTTACTACTTCGAGCAGACCATCCCCTGGACCAAAGTGCCCTTCCCCAAGGCCATGCCGGTCAAAGGCATCACTCCGGAGTCGGTCGCCAAGACGGGCACCACCCGCTGGTACACCACAGTGCGCAAGTTCTGGGTCGAACCCGCCACCGGAGCGCCCGTCTACGGCGAGGAGATCCACAAGGAGGAACTGCGCGGCGGCACGCTCCTGGGGGGCCGCGACAAAGTGACCGCGTTCTCCGGGCACGTCAAAATGCGCGAGGACTACATCGACTCGACGGTCGACCTGGTCAAGTCCCAGCGCGTACTCATCATGCTGCTGACGTCGTACCTGCCGTGGGGCTTCCTGATCCTGGGCGCCGGGCTGCTGTCGCTGTCCCTGTACCTGGAGGCGCGCAGCCGACGCCCCGCGGACCCCGCGCCCACGGAGACGCACGAACCGGAACCCGTCAGCGCCTGA